A window of the Henckelia pumila isolate YLH828 chromosome 3, ASM3356847v2, whole genome shotgun sequence genome harbors these coding sequences:
- the LOC140892204 gene encoding jasmonate-induced oxygenase 1-like produces MNRLLSWPEPVVRVQHLSDSGIRFIPDRYVKKPEDRPCFIESRHINYNMIPVIDMNDLYSDDASLCRKTSALVGDACRDWGFFQVVNHGVSHQLMAEMQEAWRHFFKLPLEEKQKLANSPATYEGYGSRLGIGKEISLDWSDYFFLHYLPLGLRDQNKWPSLPISCRELIGEYCSEVVKLGGKLMKIMSANLGLTEDYLQAAFGGEDNMSACMRVNYYPKCPQPDLTLGLSPHSDPGGMTLLLPDNDVSGLQVRHADEWVTVNPVPGAFIVNMADQIQILSNAKYKSVEHRVVVNAEKERVSLALFYNPRGDIVIEPAKQLVTEENPRTYSSMTFDEYRLYIRTKGLHGKSQVESLIKS; encoded by the exons ATGAACCGGTTGTTGAGCTGGCCGGAACCCGTCGTCCGGGTTCAACACCTTTCGGACAGTGGGATCCGGTTCATACCCGACCGATACGTGAAGAAACCCGAAGACAGACCCTGTTTCATCGAAAGTCGTCACATCAATTATAATATGATCCCTGTGATCGACATGAACGATCTTTACTCAGACGACGCCTCGCTCTGCCGGAAAACGTCAGCCCTTGTGGGCGATGCGTGCCGCGACTGGGGATTCTTCCAGGTGGTGAATCATGGCGTCAGCCACCAGCTCATGGCTGAGATGCAGGAGGCGTGGCGTCACTTCTTCAAGCTTCCGTTGGAGGAGAAGCAGAAGCTCGCCAATTCCCCGGCCACGTACGAGGGCTACGGAAGCCGCCTCGGGATCGGGAAAGAGATATCTCTTGATTGGAGTGACTATTTCTTCCTCCATTATCTTCCTCTAGGGTTGAGGGATCAAAACAAGTGGCCTAGTCTCCCTATTTCTTGCAG GGAATTGATCGGAGAGTACTGTAGCGAAGTGGTTAAACTGGGAGGAAAGTTGATGAAGATTATGTCAGCAAATCTGGGTTTGACCGAAGACTATCTTCAAGCAGCTTTCGGAGGAGAAGACAATATGAGCGCATGCATGAGGGTTAACTATTACCCAAAATGCCCCCAACCGGATCTCACATTAGGCCTGTCGCCTCATTCGGATCCGGGCGGCATGACCCTGTTATTACCCGATAACGACGTGTCGGGCCTCCAAGTTCGCCATGCTGACGAATGGGTCACCGTTAATCCCGTTCCCGGTGCTTTCATCGTCAACATGGCAGATCAAATTCAG aTTTTGAGTAACGCGAAATACAAAAGTGTGGAGCATAGAGTGGTGGTGAATGCAGAGAAAGAGAGGGTATCCCTTGCTCTCTTCTACAACCCTAGGGGTGACATAGTGATCGAGCCGGCCAAGCAGCTCGTGACCGAAGAGAATCCTCGGACGTACTCGTCTATGACCTTCGATGAGTACCGGCTCTACATTAGGACCAAGGGTCTTCATGGAAAATCTCAAGTCGAATCTCTCATCAAATCGTGA